Proteins encoded by one window of Canis lupus dingo isolate Sandy chromosome 10, ASM325472v2, whole genome shotgun sequence:
- the LOC112666022 gene encoding basic proline-rich protein-like, which translates to MARPPAISMHRARGASVPSRRRRRIRRPGRARRAAARQPGPRRPRARPAAPIVPGPRRPPPRAAPRSPAPARSPQPAARPTARLRKLGPAPPARPGARELGESRGAPRPGPPPQGVGAPRPGALSVSPRTKVPRGARRGRGDPVLPALPGRVRWLLSGRPASGGQGRRGLARASPGRPRPPAVPPCPELREVAPRARRRPARGRGARPGPGPGPGPGPSGQDSAAPSASRRVPPPRAGRSTCVSRVTAALRSRRLLRMVAHTQAQPAALGEFVGSKKWVKECAFAVITGL; encoded by the exons ATGGCGCGGCCGCCGGCCATTAGCATGCACCGGGCGCGCGGCGCGTCTGTGccaagccgccgccgccgccgcattCGGCGCCCGGGCCGCGCCAGACGAGCGGCCGCGCGGCAGCCGGGCCCGCGCCGTCCCCGCGCCCGCCCGGCGGCGCCCATTGTGcccgggccgcgccgcccgccgccccgcgccgccccgcgcagccccgcgcccgcccgcagcccgcagcccgcagcgcGCCCGACGGCCCGGCTCCGCAAGTTggggcccgcgccgcccgcccgcccgggagCACGGGAACTTGGAGAAAGTCGCGGGGCGCCCCGGCCCGGACCCCCGCCGCAGGGCGTGGGCGCCCCCCGGCCCGGCGCGCTTTCGGTTTCGCCCCGGACAAAGGTCCCCCGGGGCGCGAGGCGCGGCCGCGGGGACCCGGTGCTGCCGGCGCTCCCCGGCCGGGTCCGCTGGCTCCTCTCGGGCCGGCCCGCGTCGGGAGGGCAGGGGCGGCGAGGCCTGGCGCGCGCCTcgcccggccgcccgcgccccccagcCGTGCCGCCCTGCCCGGAGTTGCGGGAGGTGGCTCCGCGCGCGCGGAGGAGGCCGGCGCGGGGACGGGGCGCacgcccggggccggggccggggccggggccggggccgagcGGGCAGGACAGCGCAGCGCCCTCCGCGTCCCGGCGCGTCCCTCCGCCAAGGGCAGGGCGGTCGACCTGCGTGTCCCGGGTCACCGCCGCGTTGCGTTCCCGGCGACTCCTGAGGATG GTGGCTCACACACAGGCCCAGCCGGCGGCCCTGGGGGAGTTTGTGGGAAGCAAGAAATGGGTGAAGGAATGCGCGTTTGCCGTAATTACAGGGTTGTAA